A stretch of DNA from Sander lucioperca isolate FBNREF2018 chromosome 8, SLUC_FBN_1.2, whole genome shotgun sequence:
CCAGCATGGATAGCAGATGACTCATGTCTGCCAGCCCTTACTGTTACTGTGATGGCTCCAGATTTAAGGCCAGAAATTTGCATTcatcacacagacatacactctctcctttgtctctgtctctctactcTGTCTCACTCCTGCCCTCACACTACTTATGtctcctttacacacacacacacacacacacacacacacacgcacacacacacacacacacacacacacacacacacacacacacacacacacacacacacacacacacacacacacacacacacacacacacataggtaGGGAAAGTGTTGGGAGTGGTGTGAAACTGACAACTCTCTGTTGTGCCAGACACACACTCCATATGTTGTTGATTGGCCACCTCTCAGGAGCTGACATAAGTCAGGCGTTCAGCTCAAACCAATCAAATTGCGGATCTGGAAATGGCATTATGAAACTCCCGCCAAGGTCCCTATATCCATAAGTCTACCAACAGTGCAGGATGAGGCAGgtatacacatgcacaaacacacagttagGGTCATAGTATGAAATGGAGCAACTACAGTTAAAGGAAGACTAGACAATCCTAGTTGAAGTCGGACATCTATCCCTGAGAGGCATGATCACAGCATCCTGCTATTACATAATATGTGAGAGCAATGAGTGATGAATGATGAGTATTCAAGCATCCATATCAGTGACACAACAGATGTATGCCATAACACCATCTGTGGTTTCAAATACAGTTCATGTTCCTGCTGTACCACAATTTCAGGCACTGCATGGTGAATTTTCAGGCCCAATTACAATCAGAGGTGAATCACAGAACAAGTGGTTCAAAAACATCAAGCAAATTGAATCTCCTTGTGTGAGCACCCGTTGACATTTAGTGATAAATCAGCAAATTACGTTAGTGAGAAGACTTGTTCCCTCCGCTCAGAACATAACGGAAATGGCCTGCATTACTGgcttcctgatttttttttaggttaaaCAGCTCTGGAGTATGCTTAAGGGAAGGTGCAATGCCACCAACAGCACAACAAGAGGGAATAAACAActatttttgttgtgtttaaggggaagttttaaaaagtaaacCTTCCAGACAACAGTGAGTGGTGAGCTATCCATGGTGCTGAAGTTCAGTGCTGTTCTCCCATTGTAGAATAAGCTGCCTCCCGCCCTGCCTCACACACAAATTAATCAGATACTATCTCTTGTCTTATCCCCAATATACAGCCCATTAACATTAAGCAACACTCTCTTTGGTGGCACTCCAAGCCATTCACACTGACAATGATTACTAGTTTTAAGGACGAGGATAAATACTGTAATTTACTTTCTTCTCCCTTCAAGCAACTACCACCTATCTCTTTCTCCCCCCTTGTTCTCTCCctgtccctcacacacacagggacattaCATATAGGGCCATACTGTAAGTCAGGTGTTTGTTTAAAACCCACTGACCAAACACAACACAGCTGATAAGATATAACCCACTTGCAGGGAACAGGTACATGCTATTGTCAAACCTACAACCACAGACCTTGCTTGTTCAGCTGCTTTCACATGTCAGAGGCTCAACCTGTTTTCAACGTTGTGAAAGCCTTCATTTCCTTAATATTATTTTCACCTGCTTCTCCCCTAGACAAGAATACACGATTTGGGAGTATAAATGAGCCGGATCAATGAATCTTAGACAGTCAGTGTGATGTCTTACTGTAACTGCATTTTAGTACTTGTGAATGGACTCGGTTTTCTTCTGCACCAAAAGCAAGATGTCGCCAaaagtgcatgtgtttgtgcccTGCCAAGATAATATTTGGGTACTATTAGTCATGAAGAGCTCAGAGGATATCCTAAACACCGTTAACCACCTTTGTGTGAgtctgtgctctctctcactctctccctccctgtatgtctgtgtgtgactgtgtgtgtgtgactgtgtgtttgtgtgtgtgtgtgtgtgtgtgtgtgtgtgtgtgtgtgtgtgtgtatgtatgtgtgtgtatataggtaATAAGCTGCTCCGCCACTGCGCAACGATGGAGCTATCGCAACGATGGAGATGACGCAAACCGACCCAGCTCTCCGAAAAAGTGTTTCAAGACGAACATGGCGGCAACTTAACCGCGGTCCAAGATGACAATGGCCAACGGGAGAAAGGATTCTAGGCTTTCCGCCCAGGTACCGGACAGTGTGCATGCATCAAAAGGGCTCGTTGCTCTCCTTTAAGTGAATCTGCAAAACGAAAGGCGGCAGACTCGCAGCATCAGTACCGAGAGGCTCGCAACTGCTGGTCTCCCTGCGCCCCAGACGAGAGAACAAATCCGGGGAGGGAcggtagagagaggggggcatGCGGTCAAAGAGGACGCCGTTTCCCCCCGGAGAGCCATGGAGAACCGGGATGCGGCAGCGCGAAGCTTAATCTGTGCGGGCGCGCTAATTGGATCGGAGTAGCACCGATTGCTGCGGGCGCGATAGAGGAGCGCCCTGGACCGGCGGAGGCACGGCACCGTTACAGAGGAGAACCAACCGGAGTCCGTTTCCCCAAGTCAATGAGTATTGTGGCAGAGCAGCCCCCGCGGTGGAGTCGGCCAGGGCAGCACTTTCCTAAAATATGACCAGGGGTGCTTGGATGCGTCGGCAGCATGATGAGGGCTTAAAATACTGGTTTGCATCCCGAGAGAACGAGAAGCCATTTACCGAGTCGGAACGGGCCCAGAGATGGCGACTGTCGCTGGCCTCTCTGCTGTTCATCACCGTCCTGCTCTCTGATCACTTGTGGTTCTGCGCCGAGGCAAAACTGACGCGAACCCGAGACAAGCGGTCGGACGAGGGGCTTGCAATTACGGACATGGGCGAGTACCCAAACTCCCTCCACCAACATCCAACATCACCTGACCCCAACCATCTCGCCAGAGAGCAAGATGTTATTTTTCTAGGGAATTCTACCAAACCTCTGTGGCGAATGGACACCTGTCATCCAGACAGCCTGTCCAAAGACTGCTTTACTTTCACGGACGCGAAGACCGTGTGCCTGGGCCTCTCCGGTAGAGGGGAAAAGGGGACACAGTTGGCGTACGTGAATCTGAGCGATTTGTACCTTTCTTTTTGTAATTCATACTCACTTTTGGATTTGTTTTACGGGTTTACGAGTCCGGACGATTTGAATTGCACCCTGGATATGGCCATGGGGGTAGATCTGCTGGGATGCAGCAAGTGTGTCCGGGCTTATCAGCTTCTTGACAAGCGGGCGGAGGACAACTACCGGGAGTTTGAATTACTGGTTCAGAAATACGAGACGGATGCATACTCGGTCAGGACGTGCATGGAGGAATGCAAGGTAGGACTAAcgaggctacacacacacacacacacacacacacacacacacacacacacacacacacacacacacacacacacacacacacacataaaacaaacaaaaagaacaaaGTGACAGTCGTAATGGCAACCGTTGGGCATATTTCTCACTTAttggtatttattttttcagagATCAGGCTACCAGTAGGCTAACAGTGATTTTACTGCATCAGCTGGGCTGTCAGGgtttgcacaaacacacagttgcACCACATGACAATGGCATGGGGGACAAGAGGACTTGTCAACAGACTCCTACAGTCCTTCATCATTCTCTTGCCCTCTCCTttttccttgtctctctttttctctagCTCTCCAAGCCTAATCTTTTAATATGGACCACTTTGTGAACTGTGACTGTAGAAGTGACATTTGACATTTGGAGCAAGGGCCAGGCTTGCACCGCAGCTCTATGAGATGAGGGGAGAGAGGGCTGTTGAGTGGTGCTCATTTCAATATCGTTAATAGCACAGGAGTGATTTCTGCACCTAATCCAGGCTTTCTATTGTCCCCAGTTTACTTGTTGTTTCAACATGGCAGCCTAGAGTACATGTTGTGCATGTCAACAACATAGCATACCTTGGTCTAAAtcatctatacacacacacacacacacaccacaccacacacacacacacacacacacacacacacacacacacacacacacacacacacacacacacacacacatacacacacactttgtcttGTGTTTTAGGCATCAAGATCCACTGACTGAACTGTGTTGAACAAAGAATATGTACCTGCAAATAGTTACATGGTGGGGATATATTGGGTGAATTACACTTCGATCTGGTTCATTTGTTGTGCACTGGACTTTTGCAGAGGCTCCGTCTCTCCCGACAGCTGCTGTGTGCATCCTCCTGTGCTCACTGACGTCAGGACAGGCTTGTTTCTTTTGCTGTGTACTTATGATATgaattgttttcattgttttaattaGTCTGGCAGCGAAGTATGGCTATATAGTTACCTTTATTAGCACAAAGACCATGACCAACCTCATTTCTCGAACTAAGCGGACCACTCCATTGCATCTTTCCCACCTCTATACCCATACAAGATTACTGTAACTAAAGCAGGTGGGTTCATGCGTTTATGTTTGTCACACCTGATATATAGGAAATATGCAGTGTGGGGTCTTTCATTAATAAGCTTGAGAATCACTGATATGGTACGTTTGGAAAATGGTTAATGACACTCGGGATGTGGGAGTATGGATAAGAACAAAAGAGCATTATGATGTTGGTCTGGCTTGTACTGCCTctggttacagttttttttgatTGCTTGTGAAAGCAGGGACcggtttttcaaaacactacacacaattagcacaaccacacacccaatcagcagaacacctcagaccctttgcaaaatgaaacattcttgtaaaaactatacactaatttataaaaatcatattttgttaccatatgaatTTCATTTgacttaattctgtttgaaccagttacacactgctgttgctaacctaaaacacgtttagcaattctacttctcagtgtGTAGAGTACAgtaaattacagtttttcttgattgctttgacctgcttaaagaaactgggatccactcggttttcatcatcactgtctcagcagagcagaagacaccgcttgcaaatgtgttaaccctttctcattggattgacacattttccccaccctttTCCAGAACAGTTAACatggatgtcattcaagcagtccaaactccattgttttagctatggtaaccaaacagaaaccatctgttcctaactattagaaactacctacatcagtatgaaatcactgaagcacctgtttgacactccttcacacaaatcttcaattagcagtcagtctgcaggccttaaaggtgcagcgtctgtgttgttctttgccaacatggatggaagaggtcaaaggcagatgagagtgagagtgagaggaaGAGGTAGAAGGGTCCGAGGAAGAGGAGTCCGAGTGCGAGGTGGAGGTATAGTTGGAAGGGCTCAGGTTGCTGATGAAATTCGGTCAACTATTATTGATCACGTTATCAATCATGGCCATGTGGCCCCATcatcaagacagaagagactgagtatcaatagtggctatttcttatactctacagtaatagatgtttatactttactgtaagagattttattgttattttcttaatttcttatactctaatatattttattttggtttagatgtattttgtgtaatatttacagtatttcagttttcagccacagtttgaaaataagaatcaatggaatcaataaaatgtgcatcaaagcatttctgattctggatccaattctttgcaagaaggcaaatttgacaacaaatggcactggcatgaaagctacgtaGAGTAATAAGCTACagtgacaagcaatggtgcactgattcgcactgagtgctgtattttgtattttgttgtccactgtgtaatggttgattggaagagctcatacacttgtttgcaagttgtgttgtttgaaggcaaaattagcttttgttgcatattttaaatgttttggcacagttagagccttttgcaaacaaaatgtgtcattttgaccatgagtgccactgtttcggcctgtgtgttaactgttttgaaaaatgtggagtttgagttgactgctacatcaaagcaatcaagaaaaactgtaagtacacagagaaagtgaaaatatacaataagttcaccaaacactacacaagaccaatgttgcagactgaggaaaatataatttatttctctccatatacccaaatcagtcaacatgtcaacatggagaatcacaacaaaacatttcccagttttcatacagctacTACAGCAGTGTACATaactcagcaaacaacagacaaacataaaatactgtatccagtacaggttacagACAGTTACAGAAAAGatctgacaaataaaaatactaGACATTATCTGTTCGCCTAGCTGGATCTGGCCAGTGaatttcatcaacatcacagGCGATATCCTCTTTGGCAAGACAACGTGGGAAGAACCATCTTGAATATTGAATCCATCCTTGCACAGCTGCAAGTCAACCTGTTCACAGGCATCCTCCATGGCCTGAATGAGGGGtacctcttcctctacctccttctcctcctctgtggaTTCCCACTTTCACCCTGCCTCTTCTTCTCACTCCTTTCATTTTGGTTGAAGGCAGGTGAACTTACCTGCTGTATTtttatagtgcttaaacctgaatggtgtgtctacaattaagcaatcatgtgtttacgcacctgatggctgtgtttcacAGATCGGCTCATAGTTGTGGTaatttgacagtcagtgctttggaattgcaaggaagtgacatAATGATATACTTCTGTGTCTAATGAATACAAGtatgtttagtgttttgcaaatcactgtgtgtattttttttttttaaaaagtatgaaGCTGACATTATGcttatagtggtgcacatctgggccaatgttttgctccttgaaaaaaaggttttgataattgtgtaatacttttgatttcagtgtgtgaGCAATTGTCAAAAACTGTAAGATACAGCACGTGCATTCTTACACTGCCTGTACTGTATCTACAGTACAGCTGTGTGTATGCTTGGCAGATAACTTTTCAACTGTGCTGTAACATGTTTTTGTAAAGCATAACCAATTTCCTTGTCCTGAACATCCAGGTGTTTAACAATTATGACAGTTGTTATAAAACTTATCCAAAATCAAGAGAGCTGCAGTGTCACCACCACAACAGCACTATAACACAGGTCAGGGAATGGACCTCGGAAAGCAGGAAATCTTCTCTCAAAACTGCCCTCATGATGATCCTGCAACCCAAACCCATTTCTACAAGATGGATGTTGCACAAGGGCAGATGGTCAGGGTGCTGGGCTGTGAGTGCTGATAATTCATGTATGTGTGCGAGGAAGGCCAGTTAATGGGAGGATATACTAAGGGTAAACCTTCACAATGGAATCATGTGctgcttatatatttttttattgtgagtCATAGCTTATTCTTAGGCCTGTTTGTCAGAGAATGTGTTCACGCATATGTGCTGTGTGTACGTATGTGCATGAATCTGGTTCCTATAGCATCTTATAGTTTTTTACTTCATGTACCATCTAATCACTAGTGTGCATTTGCACTCCTACTCTTTGATAATGTAATCAGAGTCAGGCAGGGCTATAGCAGCCTTTTAGCTCCTTTAGCCCAATCTGAATTGCTAATCTGCTCCAGTGTTCGTTTGACCTTTGTGAAATCACAGCACCCCAGGCCTGCATCACAAACTACCGCTCCTTGAAGAACCTCTCTGCTGGACCATAAAAAGACATTAGACAGCTTGAAACAATACTTATTTCTATTCACTCTTATCTCTGTTATTTCTCTCGTCTCAGACCTTTCCACTTCTTCATCCACATTTTAAACAACTGCTCAAGGCTTCTTTTCATATGGTTCAaattaatttaactttttttttaaatttgtgtatGCTGTAGATGTGTGTTGTCTATGTTGTATAAGTTTAGGGGATGGGAGAACAGATACGCTGTGAGATGAAAAGGAAGGAGAAGGAATTGTGGAAATGTGAGGTATACTTTAGAGGTGAATTTAAAGTAGGTAACAGAAATAATAACGTTGAATTGAAGATTAGAAACTGTCACAAAGAGGCAACAATATCAACACCTAtaaacagtacacacacacgcatgcatgtgCACGcacgtccacacacacacacacacacacacacacacacacacacacacacacacacacacacacaaagagcccCATGTGCAGTGTTTCCTGCAGGTCCAGACCTGACTGTCCCTTCCGGTGTAATTTAATTTACACTCCCATAATTCTCTGCTTCTCTGGTGGCTGTGTCTCCAGGGCTCTGTTTCAACATGTTGATCTCCTTTCTCCCTCTATCTTTCATTGACTCTCGTTCATTTCACATCCTTtccctctttgtctttcttccATCTGTGTCACAGCTCTGAGGAA
This window harbors:
- the LOC116046951 gene encoding transmembrane protein FAM155A, giving the protein MTRGAWMRRQHDEGLKYWFASRENEKPFTESERAQRWRLSLASLLFITVLLSDHLWFCAEAKLTRTRDKRSDEGLAITDMGEYPNSLHQHPTSPDPNHLAREQDVIFLGNSTKPLWRMDTCHPDSLSKDCFTFTDAKTVCLGLSGRGEKGTQLAYVNLSDLYLSFCNSYSLLDLFYGFTSPDDLNCTLDMAMGVDLLGCSKCVRAYQLLDKRAEDNYREFELLVQKYETDAYSVRTCMEECKMVYKPWLCSQYFQTTQMHCSKRIPCGQYCLEVQQRCPFVLPDNDDLIHGGSPSFICTGLLEDYPSGVDPDAECCDVRWDLKVDNRSRGTLKRTHPPCQHRTSLSSSAACRLCNSRLKLCLLVLVLLHTVASLTASHNATGLGLPAITPLEESPANEE